The Bacteroidota bacterium genomic sequence TTAAACGCATCAGGATGGCTGCAACCTGCTCCTTGGATGAATTACCCTTTCCGGTAATGCTTTGTTTGATTTTCCTTGGGCTGTATTCGAAGATGGGAATATCCTTGTACAGAGCCGCGGCCATGGCTACACCCTGTGCTCTGCCCAGTTTCAGCATGGATTGAATATTTTTACCGTAAAAAGGCGATTCAATAGCCATCTCATCGGGGTGGAATTCGTTGATCAGGGAGAGTATCCTGTCGAAGATCTTCTTCAGCCGAAGCTCATGCGAACTGAAACGGTTTAATTTCAGGATACCCAGTGTGATTAAATCAATTTTATTACCTTTATGGTGAATTAAACCATAGCCCATGATGGTGGTTCCGGGGTCGATTCCCAATATAATGCGGTCGTTTGGCACTGATGCAGATTGTATAGGATGAAAGCAAAGTTACGCAAAACCTATAATTATATTATCCGTTTCCTGATCATCCTGGCAACATTCGGTTTTATCTACAGGGAAATCACTCACAAACACGATCTTGCAGGGATTTACAAAAATTTCACAGCTCATATACATTCTGTTGATTTTCTTCTGGGGTTTTTGTCGGTATTTGCCTTGGTTTTTGTCAACTGGGGCATTGAAGCCAGGAAGTGGCAGTATCTGATCAAAAAGATTGAAGCTGTTTCCTGGTTGAAAGCTTTTGAGGCAACCTTATCCGGAGTAGCCGTAAGTTCATTTACTCCCAACCGTATTGGTGATTACCTGG encodes the following:
- the ruvC gene encoding crossover junction endodeoxyribonuclease RuvC, with product MPNDRIILGIDPGTTIMGYGLIHHKGNKIDLITLGILKLNRFSSHELRLKKIFDRILSLINEFHPDEMAIESPFYGKNIQSMLKLGRAQGVAMAAALYKDIPIFEYSPRKIKQSITGKGNSSKEQVAAILMRLMELQDPPEYLDATDALGVAVCHYFQGSHTVSEKKYTGWNAFLQDNPHRIKSS